A genomic segment from Geitlerinema sp. PCC 7407 encodes:
- a CDS encoding pitrilysin family protein, with product MTSTLLKSASAPRLNAPTIHRLSNGMVIVAEQMPVEAVNLSLWLNVGSAVESNDINGMAHFLEHMIFKGTARLESGEFERRIEEQGAVTNAATSQDYTHYYITTAPQHFAELTPLQLEVVLNASIPDEAFERERSVVLEEIRRSEDNPRRRTFQHLMELSFEHLPYRRSVLGPSAVIEGLKPQQMRDFHQGWYQPESMTAVAVGNLPVEQMIEVIERGLAGTRFADSEARSPLPHRSTHAPETPFSGIVRQEVVDDTLQQARLVMAWRVPGLADLEDTYALDVLASVLGHGRTSRLVRDLREERGLVSGIHATNMTSALQGLFYVSAQMPVENVAAVEAAIAQHIRDINEALVKTQEIARVCTQVANRFVFGSETPSDRAGLYGYYQTLLGDLTPVLTYPTCIQSLRPADLQKAAQRYLDPEAYGIVIQRPAA from the coding sequence ATGACCTCAACCCTCCTCAAGTCTGCTTCGGCCCCTCGTCTCAACGCTCCGACCATCCATCGCCTCAGCAATGGGATGGTGATTGTGGCAGAGCAAATGCCGGTAGAAGCCGTGAACTTGAGCCTGTGGCTGAACGTTGGCTCTGCGGTGGAGTCCAACGACATCAACGGCATGGCTCACTTTCTAGAGCACATGATCTTCAAAGGGACGGCTCGGCTCGAAAGTGGCGAGTTTGAGCGCCGCATCGAAGAGCAAGGGGCGGTGACGAATGCTGCAACCAGCCAGGACTACACCCACTACTACATCACCACGGCGCCTCAGCACTTTGCCGAGCTGACGCCGCTCCAGCTTGAGGTGGTGCTCAACGCCAGCATTCCGGATGAGGCCTTTGAGCGGGAGCGATCGGTGGTCCTAGAAGAAATTCGCCGCTCTGAGGATAATCCGCGCCGCCGGACTTTCCAGCACCTGATGGAGCTGTCCTTCGAGCATTTGCCCTATCGTCGGTCGGTTCTGGGACCCAGCGCCGTGATTGAGGGCCTGAAGCCCCAGCAAATGCGAGATTTTCATCAAGGCTGGTATCAGCCGGAGTCGATGACGGCGGTGGCGGTGGGCAACCTGCCGGTCGAGCAGATGATCGAGGTAATTGAGCGGGGACTGGCGGGGACGCGCTTCGCGGACTCCGAGGCGCGATCGCCCCTGCCCCACCGCTCGACCCATGCGCCTGAGACGCCCTTTAGTGGCATTGTCCGCCAGGAAGTGGTCGACGATACCCTGCAGCAGGCCCGCTTGGTGATGGCTTGGCGGGTGCCGGGGCTGGCAGACTTGGAAGACACGTACGCTCTGGACGTTCTGGCGTCGGTGCTGGGCCACGGCCGCACCTCGCGCCTGGTGCGAGACCTGCGAGAAGAGCGCGGGCTGGTCTCTGGCATTCACGCGACGAATATGACCAGCGCCTTGCAGGGCCTGTTCTACGTGTCGGCTCAGATGCCGGTGGAGAATGTGGCGGCCGTCGAAGCGGCGATCGCCCAGCACATTCGCGATATCAATGAAGCCCTGGTCAAAACCCAGGAGATTGCGCGGGTCTGCACCCAGGTCGCCAACCGGTTTGTCTTTGGCAGCGAAACGCCGAGCGATCGCGCTGGACTCTACGGCTATTACCAGACCCTGCTGGGCGATCTGACCCCGGTGCTGACCTACCCGACCTGCATTCAGAGCCTGCGACCGGCCGATTTGCAAAAAGCAGCCCAGCGCTACCTAGACCCCGAGGCCTACGGCATCGTGATTCAGCGACCCGCAGCCTAG
- the crtD gene encoding C-3',4' desaturase CrtD gives MSEQPTPAQSPKVVVVGGGIGGLTAGALLARRGYSVVIFDQALVPGGCASTFQRRGFTFDVGATQVAGLEPGGIHERIFRELAIEPPAATPCDPACAVFLPGESRPISVWRDPERWQQERSRQFPGSETFWQLLQQLFRASWAFQGRDPVLPPRSLWDLWQLVRAVRPGTLITLPHTFSTVGEVLRAYGLGADQRLKTFLDLQLKLYSQVDADGTALLYAATALAVSQAPQGLFHLQGSMQALSDRLVEGLEKFGGALRMRHTVESIVVQDGRAVGVQVHNQKTGDRWLETADHVVANVTVQDLVRLLGEAAPTGYRRRVEKAPDPSGAFVVYLGVKEAALPGDCPPHLQFLYDYEGPIGENNSLFVSVSKPGDGRAPAGMATITASSFTDVRAWQGGDRYDALKQQYTETAIARLGQYFQLNADTLVHVEAATPRTFQRYTAREMGIVGGLGQRVSSFGPFGFANRTPLKKLWLVGDSTHPGEGTAGVSYSALTVARQIEADS, from the coding sequence ATGTCCGAGCAGCCAACCCCGGCCCAGTCCCCCAAAGTCGTCGTCGTTGGGGGTGGAATCGGAGGACTCACAGCAGGCGCGTTGCTGGCCCGGCGGGGCTACTCAGTGGTGATTTTTGACCAGGCCCTGGTACCGGGAGGCTGCGCTTCGACGTTTCAGCGGCGCGGCTTCACCTTCGACGTCGGAGCGACCCAGGTGGCTGGCCTCGAGCCCGGCGGCATCCACGAGCGCATTTTTCGAGAGCTCGCCATCGAGCCGCCTGCGGCCACCCCCTGCGATCCCGCCTGCGCGGTGTTTTTGCCGGGAGAGAGTCGCCCCATCTCCGTGTGGCGCGACCCAGAGCGCTGGCAACAGGAGCGATCGCGGCAGTTTCCCGGCAGCGAGACGTTTTGGCAGCTGCTGCAGCAGCTTTTTCGGGCTAGCTGGGCCTTTCAGGGACGCGATCCGGTCCTGCCGCCCCGCAGTCTCTGGGATCTTTGGCAGCTTGTTCGGGCCGTGCGGCCTGGCACCCTGATCACGCTGCCCCACACCTTTTCGACGGTGGGAGAGGTGCTGCGGGCCTACGGCCTGGGCGCCGACCAGCGCCTCAAAACCTTTTTGGATTTGCAGCTCAAGCTGTATTCCCAGGTGGACGCCGACGGAACGGCGCTGCTCTATGCGGCTACGGCGCTGGCCGTGTCCCAGGCGCCCCAGGGACTGTTTCACCTCCAGGGAAGCATGCAGGCCCTGAGCGATCGCCTGGTGGAAGGTCTGGAGAAATTTGGCGGCGCGCTCCGAATGCGGCACACGGTGGAGAGCATTGTGGTCCAGGATGGCCGCGCGGTGGGGGTGCAGGTCCACAACCAGAAGACCGGCGATCGCTGGCTTGAGACCGCAGATCACGTGGTCGCCAACGTCACAGTGCAGGACCTTGTGCGGCTCCTGGGCGAGGCGGCGCCGACCGGCTACCGGCGCCGCGTCGAAAAAGCGCCCGATCCCTCCGGTGCCTTCGTGGTCTATCTGGGGGTCAAGGAAGCTGCTCTGCCTGGGGACTGTCCGCCCCATCTGCAATTTTTGTACGACTACGAGGGGCCGATCGGCGAAAACAATTCTCTGTTTGTATCGGTGAGCAAACCCGGCGACGGGCGGGCTCCTGCTGGCATGGCCACGATTACCGCTTCTTCGTTTACGGATGTGCGGGCCTGGCAAGGGGGCGATCGCTATGACGCCCTCAAGCAGCAGTACACCGAAACGGCGATCGCCCGTCTGGGCCAGTATTTCCAGCTCAACGCTGACACTCTCGTCCACGTTGAGGCAGCGACACCCCGCACCTTTCAGCGCTACACCGCTCGGGAGATGGGCATCGTTGGCGGATTGGGCCAGCGCGTGTCAAGTTTTGGTCCCTTCGGCTTCGCCAACCGAACGCCACTGAAAAAGCTTTGGCTGGTGGGCGACTCGACCCATCCGGGCGAGGGAACTGCGGGCGTGAGCTACTCGGCCTTGACGGTCGCGCGGCAAATTGAGGCAGACTCTTAG
- a CDS encoding tetratricopeptide repeat protein: MPDFSSLCQAALALHENQRFLEAEQAYRSALQVNDQDDPLWHGLSRVYEAMGRPTDAAKAMAKAVSLQPRHAPYHNRMGRLLGAIQDPDQALRAYRNAIALDASFFEPYLPLAELLMAQGETDEAEAVLRQASALQPQNPTVYHHLGQVLGQQGQLDEAIAALENAHTLRSNDAEILEDLGQAYQQRAAVNQMRADLCLGFAAYRRSDHPVSVTHFQRFLETPGAGIAADVLEQAYRALINSLQALGRQEETIAVYRAAVQHLPQAARLHYNRVLFLRDSGLNEAAATAGQEAVQALPDSLAAQLADKLLLPILYRQPEEIPRTRQRFLQGLETLGQISLDTAQERQSALEAIERHANFYLGYQGYNDRGLQAAYGKLVHRVLSANFPDWMQPRPVPPATGKLRIGYLSDCMRRQTVGKLSIGWLRHCDRQRFEVYCYSINSAQDEITAEFQRHSDSFRQLPNNLAAIAQQVLADQLHVLVFLDIGMHPKVNAIAGLRLAPVQAVTWGHPITSGLPNIDYFLSCELMEPENAEEHYCEQLVLLPNIGFSYEKPSIPALNKTRADFGLRDDAVVYLSCQSLFKYLPQYDWIFAAIAQQVPQAQFAFLEHSAAAVNQLFQARLQRAFGAVGLRSEDFCVMVPRLGHVSYLSLNQRSDIFLDTLDWSGGNTTLEAIACGLPVVTRPGAFMRGRHAYGILRMLGVTDTIAASEAEYVQVAVRLGQEPTLRQQVRERIIATHDRLYGDRACVQALETFFEQAVGRTRPGGVS; the protein is encoded by the coding sequence ATGCCGGATTTTTCCTCCCTCTGCCAAGCCGCTCTTGCCCTGCACGAAAACCAACGCTTCTTGGAAGCGGAGCAAGCCTATCGCAGCGCGCTCCAGGTCAACGACCAAGACGATCCGCTTTGGCACGGCCTGAGTCGGGTCTATGAGGCGATGGGACGTCCGACGGACGCGGCCAAGGCCATGGCAAAGGCAGTGAGCCTCCAACCGCGCCATGCGCCCTATCACAACCGCATGGGCCGCTTGCTGGGGGCCATTCAGGACCCGGACCAAGCGCTGCGGGCCTATCGCAATGCGATCGCCCTTGATGCCAGCTTTTTTGAGCCCTACCTCCCACTGGCTGAGCTGTTGATGGCTCAGGGAGAAACGGACGAGGCGGAAGCGGTGTTGCGCCAGGCCAGCGCTCTCCAGCCCCAAAACCCAACGGTGTATCACCATTTGGGACAGGTGCTGGGCCAGCAAGGGCAACTGGATGAGGCGATCGCCGCCCTAGAAAACGCCCATACCCTGCGCAGCAATGATGCCGAAATTCTGGAGGATCTGGGCCAGGCCTATCAGCAGCGGGCCGCCGTGAACCAGATGCGGGCCGACTTGTGCCTCGGCTTCGCAGCCTATCGGCGCAGCGACCATCCAGTTTCAGTCACCCACTTTCAGCGCTTTCTGGAGACGCCGGGCGCGGGCATCGCCGCCGATGTTCTGGAGCAGGCTTACCGGGCGCTGATCAACAGTCTCCAGGCCCTCGGACGGCAGGAGGAGACGATCGCGGTTTACCGGGCTGCGGTGCAGCACCTGCCCCAGGCGGCGCGCCTCCACTACAATCGGGTCTTGTTTCTGCGGGACTCTGGCCTGAACGAGGCGGCGGCGACTGCTGGCCAAGAAGCGGTGCAGGCGCTGCCCGACTCTTTGGCGGCGCAGCTGGCCGATAAGCTGCTGCTGCCGATCCTGTACCGGCAGCCTGAGGAAATTCCCCGGACGCGCCAGCGCTTTCTCCAGGGACTCGAGACGCTGGGCCAAATCTCTTTGGACACAGCCCAGGAGCGCCAGAGCGCCCTGGAGGCGATCGAGCGCCACGCTAACTTTTATCTGGGCTATCAGGGCTACAACGATCGGGGCTTGCAGGCGGCCTATGGAAAGCTGGTGCATCGGGTACTCAGCGCCAATTTTCCGGACTGGATGCAGCCGCGACCGGTCCCGCCAGCCACGGGCAAGCTGCGCATTGGGTACTTGTCGGACTGCATGCGCCGCCAAACCGTCGGCAAACTCTCGATTGGCTGGCTGCGTCACTGCGATCGCCAGCGGTTCGAGGTGTACTGCTACTCCATCAACTCGGCCCAGGACGAAATCACGGCGGAGTTTCAGCGGCACAGCGACTCTTTTCGTCAGCTGCCCAATAACTTAGCGGCGATCGCCCAACAGGTCTTGGCCGATCAGCTCCACGTGCTGGTGTTTCTCGACATCGGCATGCACCCGAAGGTAAACGCGATCGCGGGGCTGCGCCTGGCACCGGTCCAGGCCGTTACCTGGGGCCATCCCATCACCTCAGGCCTGCCGAACATAGACTATTTTCTCTCCTGCGAGCTGATGGAGCCGGAGAATGCCGAGGAGCATTACTGCGAGCAGCTAGTGTTGCTGCCCAATATTGGCTTTTCCTATGAAAAGCCCAGCATTCCAGCCCTTAACAAGACGCGGGCAGACTTCGGCCTGCGCGATGACGCGGTGGTCTACCTTTCCTGTCAGTCGCTGTTCAAGTATTTGCCGCAGTACGACTGGATTTTCGCGGCGATCGCCCAGCAGGTGCCCCAGGCCCAGTTTGCCTTTTTGGAGCACTCCGCTGCCGCCGTCAATCAGCTTTTCCAGGCGCGCTTACAGCGGGCCTTTGGGGCCGTTGGTCTGCGCAGCGAAGATTTTTGTGTGATGGTGCCCCGGCTAGGCCACGTGAGCTATTTGAGCCTGAACCAGCGATCGGACATTTTTTTGGACACACTCGACTGGTCGGGGGGCAATACAACGCTGGAGGCGATCGCCTGCGGGCTGCCGGTGGTCACGCGTCCGGGTGCTTTCATGCGGGGACGCCACGCCTACGGAATTCTGCGCATGCTGGGCGTGACCGACACGATCGCCGCCAGCGAAGCTGAGTACGTCCAGGTGGCCGTTCGCCTCGGCCAAGAGCCAACTCTGCGCCAGCAGGTGCGAGAGCGCATCATTGCCACTCACGACCGGCTCTACGGCGATCGCGCCTGTGTACAGGCCCTAGAAACCTTTTTTGAGCAGGCGGTGGGTCGCACTCGCCCAGGCGGAGTCTCCTAG
- a CDS encoding chromosome segregation ATPase, translating to MATPVGGRSPDARHGCYGVAMTKNPRLPDRWPPDSRPRAVGATGRGPRRPPNAGNSAQPPRPSRASNPAEPPTAGVNGSPSATGATAVTRRPRRLGWSAVAIAAILTTGGVGLLAAALMLRLPALPNCPSIFWPTASASMRLYCAQLAANKQTVRDFLEAIALVKDLPANHPLRPEIDRHIEEWAQGILDLGEVSFQEGKLSEAISTARRVPEDTTAAGLVQERIQQWQKTWSDAEEIYQNAEDFLRQEKWGEAFREAVRLLSVGNRYWETTKYNELNQKIQTARQDGSKLSEARRLADAGGVENLLKAIKLAESIGEKSYIYREARSEIKKFGRQMLDLAEAQLEDKNSTEALSIARRIPASAELQGEVEDFTSLAGAYGRAWEGTIAGLQDAIVQAQRIGPQRPLHGRAQSLITRWQLEIEDVARLDKAEDLALTGTVGALSSAIAEVSLIPQGNPRWQEAQEQISRWTSQIQTQEDQPYLDRAEQVAFAGDVESLQAAINEASQIQSGRALYDEAQTKIQTWRSQIQQTQDRPILDEARRAAQRGDINQAISVASQIQSGRALYDEAQGDIATWRAQIQGEQSMAEARRLAISPATPSSLAAAIRAAERVPANSQSRAEADAAIADWSQQILTLANDRASYDLPGAIAIAQQVPSGTPAYASAQSQIETWQSAVSEPPPPSASPETPAEPPVPVGP from the coding sequence ATGGCAACTCCTGTCGGCGGGCGATCGCCCGACGCGCGGCACGGTTGTTATGGTGTGGCTATGACCAAGAATCCCAGACTGCCCGATCGTTGGCCTCCAGATTCCCGTCCCCGCGCTGTGGGAGCGACTGGCCGAGGGCCTCGTCGCCCGCCGAACGCAGGAAATTCTGCCCAACCTCCCAGGCCGTCACGGGCGTCCAATCCAGCCGAGCCACCAACGGCTGGGGTGAATGGCTCTCCGTCGGCGACCGGCGCGACGGCTGTGACTCGCCGGCCCCGTCGACTCGGCTGGTCGGCCGTGGCGATCGCCGCAATCTTGACGACCGGCGGCGTGGGTCTGCTGGCGGCGGCGCTGATGCTGCGCTTGCCTGCCCTGCCCAACTGCCCGTCGATTTTTTGGCCCACGGCGTCAGCTTCGATGCGGCTGTACTGTGCCCAGCTCGCTGCCAATAAGCAGACGGTGCGGGACTTTTTGGAGGCGATCGCCCTGGTCAAGGATTTGCCTGCCAACCACCCGCTGCGCCCAGAAATCGATCGCCACATCGAAGAGTGGGCCCAAGGCATTCTGGACTTAGGAGAGGTTTCGTTCCAGGAGGGTAAGCTGTCAGAAGCCATTTCTACGGCTCGGCGAGTCCCGGAGGACACGACAGCGGCTGGGTTGGTGCAGGAGCGCATTCAGCAGTGGCAAAAAACCTGGTCAGATGCGGAAGAAATTTATCAAAACGCTGAGGACTTCCTGCGCCAAGAGAAGTGGGGCGAAGCGTTTCGGGAAGCGGTGCGGCTGCTCTCGGTGGGCAATCGCTACTGGGAAACCACGAAGTACAACGAGCTGAACCAGAAAATCCAGACGGCGCGCCAGGACGGCAGCAAGCTGTCGGAGGCGCGGCGCTTGGCAGATGCGGGCGGTGTTGAGAATTTGCTCAAGGCCATCAAGCTAGCGGAGTCTATCGGCGAGAAAAGCTACATTTACCGGGAGGCGCGCTCGGAAATCAAGAAGTTTGGCCGGCAGATGCTGGACTTGGCGGAAGCGCAGCTAGAGGACAAAAATTCGACAGAGGCCCTCTCGATCGCCCGCCGAATTCCGGCGAGTGCGGAGCTGCAAGGGGAAGTTGAGGACTTTACCAGTTTGGCGGGGGCCTACGGGCGCGCCTGGGAAGGGACGATCGCCGGACTTCAGGACGCGATCGTGCAGGCTCAGCGCATTGGACCCCAGCGCCCCCTCCATGGTCGAGCACAGTCGCTGATTACGCGCTGGCAGCTCGAAATTGAGGATGTGGCCCGTCTCGACAAGGCGGAGGATTTGGCGCTGACGGGGACCGTGGGAGCGCTCTCTTCGGCGATCGCCGAGGTGTCGCTGATTCCCCAGGGGAACCCCCGCTGGCAGGAGGCCCAGGAGCAAATCAGCCGCTGGACCAGTCAAATTCAAACCCAGGAAGACCAGCCCTACCTGGATCGGGCAGAGCAAGTCGCCTTTGCAGGGGATGTGGAGTCGCTGCAAGCGGCGATCAATGAAGCGTCGCAAATCCAGTCAGGGCGGGCGCTCTACGACGAAGCCCAGACAAAAATTCAAACGTGGCGATCGCAGATTCAGCAGACGCAAGATCGCCCGATCCTCGATGAGGCGCGGCGAGCGGCCCAGCGAGGCGACATCAACCAGGCGATCTCGGTGGCGTCGCAAATCCAGTCGGGTCGAGCTCTCTACGACGAAGCCCAAGGAGATATCGCCACCTGGCGAGCCCAGATTCAGGGCGAGCAAAGCATGGCGGAGGCGCGGCGTCTGGCCATCTCGCCCGCGACCCCAAGCTCTCTGGCGGCGGCCATTCGGGCCGCAGAGCGCGTCCCTGCCAACAGCCAATCGCGCGCTGAGGCAGATGCGGCGATCGCCGACTGGAGCCAGCAAATTCTCACCCTGGCCAACGATCGCGCCTCCTATGACCTGCCGGGGGCGATCGCCATTGCCCAGCAGGTGCCCTCTGGCACGCCGGCCTACGCCTCAGCCCAAAGCCAAATCGAGACCTGGCAGAGTGCAGTCAGTGAACCGCCGCCGCCGTCTGCGTCCCCTGAGACGCCTGCGGAACCACCAGTGCCGGTGGGTCCCTAG
- the hslO gene encoding Hsp33 family molecular chaperone HslO has translation MADQLIRATAADGGIRAVGVVTTRLTEEARKRHQLSYVATAALGRTMAAGLLLASSMKSNESRVNIRVKGNGPLGGVLVDAGLDGTVRGYVDNPDVELPPNQRGKLDVGGAVGSDGYLYVVRDVGYGYPYSSTVELISGEIGDDVSHYLVNSEQTPSALLLGVFVGSEGVTASGGLLLQVMPKAARDEALVATLESRVGSLSGFTPLLKAGKSLPEILEDLLGDMSLTLLPETRMLRFHCGCSFDRMIGALKMLGEAELQDMLEQDRGAEATCHFCAEVYRATEADLERLLSDLRTESQS, from the coding sequence ATGGCAGACCAGTTGATTCGGGCGACCGCAGCAGACGGCGGGATTCGGGCAGTGGGGGTGGTGACGACCCGCTTGACAGAAGAGGCTAGGAAGCGTCACCAGCTGTCCTACGTGGCAACAGCTGCTTTGGGGCGGACGATGGCGGCAGGGCTCTTGCTGGCCTCGAGCATGAAAAGTAATGAATCCCGAGTCAATATTCGGGTGAAGGGCAATGGCCCTCTAGGTGGCGTCTTGGTGGATGCAGGCCTCGACGGCACGGTCCGGGGCTATGTGGATAATCCAGACGTGGAGCTGCCGCCCAATCAGCGAGGCAAGCTCGATGTTGGGGGTGCTGTCGGCTCTGATGGCTACCTCTACGTGGTGCGAGACGTTGGCTATGGCTACCCCTATTCCAGCACTGTGGAACTCATCTCGGGTGAAATCGGTGATGACGTGAGCCATTACCTGGTGAATTCTGAGCAGACGCCGTCGGCTTTGCTGTTGGGGGTGTTTGTGGGGTCGGAAGGGGTGACGGCGTCGGGCGGCCTGCTGTTGCAGGTGATGCCGAAGGCGGCTCGCGATGAAGCGCTGGTGGCAACCCTAGAGTCTCGGGTGGGCTCTTTGTCTGGATTTACGCCGCTGCTGAAGGCGGGGAAGTCGCTGCCCGAAATTCTGGAGGATTTGCTGGGTGACATGAGTTTGACGCTCTTGCCAGAGACGCGAATGCTGCGCTTCCACTGCGGCTGTTCTTTTGACCGGATGATCGGCGCTCTCAAGATGCTGGGCGAGGCGGAGCTGCAAGACATGCTGGAGCAGGATCGCGGGGCGGAGGCGACGTGCCATTTTTGCGCGGAGGTTTACCGCGCGACGGAAGCAGATCTAGAGCGCTTGCTGTCGGATTTGCGCACTGAGTCTCAGTCTTGA
- a CDS encoding universal stress protein produces the protein MPKTILVALDDSDLSDQVVQMVLELPLTKDSKVVLSHVVARTEADQDVVADRPHDAQDLSYRQLEKRLQAYQGQFSCVTELEIALGDPAEEIIRLSNIYQADLIAIGSRGLTGLNRILQGSVSSQVVADAPCSVLVVKPRS, from the coding sequence GTGCCCAAAACGATTCTCGTAGCCCTTGATGACTCTGATTTGTCAGATCAAGTTGTGCAAATGGTCTTGGAACTGCCGCTGACAAAGGATTCCAAGGTGGTTCTGTCCCATGTCGTTGCCAGAACAGAGGCGGACCAAGATGTGGTGGCAGACCGCCCCCACGACGCCCAAGACCTGTCCTATCGGCAGCTTGAAAAGCGTTTGCAGGCTTACCAGGGCCAGTTTTCTTGTGTAACGGAACTCGAGATCGCCCTGGGAGATCCGGCAGAAGAAATCATTCGGCTGTCAAATATTTATCAAGCGGACCTGATCGCCATTGGCAGTCGAGGCTTGACGGGACTAAATCGGATCTTGCAAGGCTCCGTCAGTAGCCAGGTCGTTGCGGATGCCCCCTGCTCTGTGCTGGTCGTCAAGCCTCGCTCTTGA
- the hisD gene encoding histidinol dehydrogenase — protein sequence MLRIITQRTEAQNELRRICERTHDDQVVHKEATVREVLQSIKRQGDKALLHYTAEFDQQHLKPEELRVSGSELDAAYQQVPKELLDAIRLACRQVEDFHRQRTPKSWVQFGQDEIVLGKRYTPVDRAGLYVPGGRASYPSTVIMNAVPAKVAGVPRIVMVTPPGPDKTINPAVLVAAQEAGVQEIYRVGGAQAVGALAYGTETVPKVDVITGPGNIYVTLAKKLVYGTVGIDSLAGPSEVLIIADTAADPVHVAADLLAQAEHDPMAAAVLITTHHGLAEAVVAEVDRQLANHPRRTLTEKAIAHYGVVIVVESLEEAAELSNEFAPEHLELEVAEPWDLLEHIRHAGAIFLGCSTPEAVGDYLAGPNHTLPTSGSARYASALSVETFMKHSSIIHYSPAALQNVAGAVEALAIAEGLPSHADSVRLRTQNSSLKARTSENES from the coding sequence ATGCTGCGAATTATTACTCAGCGAACTGAGGCACAGAATGAGCTTCGGCGCATCTGTGAGCGTACCCACGATGACCAAGTGGTTCACAAAGAAGCCACGGTCCGAGAAGTCCTTCAATCCATCAAGCGCCAAGGCGACAAGGCTCTTCTGCATTACACGGCCGAGTTTGACCAACAGCATCTCAAGCCAGAAGAACTCAGAGTCAGTGGCTCGGAGCTAGATGCTGCCTATCAGCAGGTGCCCAAAGAGCTTCTAGACGCCATCCGTCTTGCCTGTCGCCAGGTGGAGGACTTCCATCGCCAGCGTACGCCCAAAAGCTGGGTGCAGTTTGGTCAAGATGAAATTGTCCTGGGGAAGCGCTACACGCCCGTCGATCGCGCAGGACTGTATGTACCGGGTGGCCGGGCCTCCTATCCCAGCACAGTCATTATGAATGCTGTACCGGCGAAGGTGGCTGGGGTGCCGCGCATTGTGATGGTGACGCCGCCGGGTCCTGATAAAACAATCAATCCGGCAGTGCTGGTGGCGGCTCAAGAGGCAGGCGTCCAAGAGATTTATCGGGTTGGGGGGGCTCAGGCTGTTGGCGCTTTGGCCTATGGCACCGAAACGGTGCCCAAGGTGGACGTGATCACGGGGCCTGGCAATATCTATGTCACCTTGGCCAAAAAGCTAGTCTATGGGACGGTCGGGATTGATTCCCTGGCGGGGCCTTCGGAGGTGCTGATTATTGCGGATACGGCAGCGGATCCGGTGCACGTCGCGGCGGACCTCCTGGCCCAGGCGGAGCATGATCCGATGGCGGCAGCGGTGCTGATTACGACCCATCATGGCCTGGCAGAGGCGGTGGTGGCGGAGGTGGACCGGCAGCTGGCCAATCATCCTCGCCGCACGCTCACCGAGAAGGCGATCGCCCACTATGGGGTAGTAATTGTTGTTGAATCCCTCGAAGAGGCAGCAGAGCTGTCCAATGAGTTTGCGCCAGAGCACCTAGAGCTCGAAGTGGCTGAACCGTGGGATTTGCTAGAGCACATTCGCCATGCTGGCGCGATTTTCCTAGGTTGCTCGACGCCTGAGGCGGTCGGCGACTACCTAGCTGGCCCCAACCACACCCTGCCAACGTCTGGCTCTGCGCGCTATGCCTCTGCTTTGAGTGTCGAAACTTTTATGAAGCACTCCAGCATCATTCACTATTCTCCAGCAGCTCTACAGAACGTAGCTGGGGCGGTCGAGGCCCTGGCGATCGCCGAAGGACTGCCGTCTCATGCCGACTCAGTCCGGCTGCGCACGCAAAATAGCTCCCTCAAGGCGCGAACTTCAGAAAACGAGTCTTGA
- the rpsT gene encoding 30S ribosomal protein S20 yields MANIKSAIKRVQIAERNRLRNKSYKSAVKTLTKKYLSAVDEYAANPSQDQLKVVHERQAEAFSKIDKAVKRGVFHTNTGARKKSRLAKVLKHHTAPAAAAS; encoded by the coding sequence GTGGCAAACATCAAGTCTGCAATCAAACGGGTTCAAATTGCCGAGCGCAATCGTCTTCGCAACAAGTCGTACAAATCGGCTGTGAAGACTCTCACGAAGAAGTATCTGAGCGCCGTTGACGAGTACGCGGCCAATCCGAGTCAAGATCAACTGAAGGTGGTCCATGAGCGCCAAGCTGAAGCCTTCAGCAAAATCGACAAGGCCGTCAAGCGTGGCGTCTTCCACACCAACACCGGTGCCCGGAAGAAGTCTCGCCTAGCCAAGGTTCTCAAGCACCATACGGCTCCTGCGGCAGCTGCATCCTGA